The stretch of DNA GTACTTGATGGCGGACATTTGATGTATTATCTCGTGGAACTTGTGCGCGGCCGACCGGTATCGGAAAAAGTACAGATGATGGGCCTGCGCATTGGCATGAGCATTATTATGGCGCTGATGCTGTTGGCGTTATACAACGATTTGGCGCGGCTTTAGCGTCGGCGAAAGATTAAGTAATAATAATCAACATACAAGAAAAATATGAATAGACTTCGAACAATACCCCTGTGTTTACTCTTGGCGCTGACGCTTTTAGGTCAGCAAGCATTCGCCGAGCAATTTAAGGTGGCGGACATTCGTATAGAAGGTCTGCAGCGCGTATCGGCAGGAACCCTATTCCGCGCATTTCCGATCAGCTTAGGGGATGTGGTGGATGAAGATGCCCTGGTGGAAGCAACACGTAGCCTCTTTAAGACAGGCTTTTTTAACGATATTCAAATCGGTCGTGATGGCGATGTCTTGGTAGTGACTGTGGTCGAGCGTCCTTCGATCAGTAGTATAGAAATTGACGGTAACAAAGCGATTAAGACCGAAGATCTGAAGGATGGTTTGCGTCAAGCCGGTTTGGATGAGGGTGAAATATTTCAGCGCGCAACCCTGGAAGGTTTGGAACAGGAGCTGACGCGTCAATATATTTCACAGGGCCGCTACGGTGTTGAAATTGAAACTGATGTTGAAAACCAGCCGCGTAACCGGGTGGCGTTGTCCATCAATATTACGGAAGGCGCGCCCTCATCAATTAAACAAATTAATATTGTTGGCAACAGTGTCTATGATAATGATGAATTGCTTGATTTATTTGAGCTGCGTACCACCCATTGGCTGAGCTTTTATAAAAATGACGATAAATACTCGAAGGAGAAATTATCCGGTGACCTGGAGCGATTAAAGTCCAAATATCTCGACAATGGCTACATCAATTTTAATATTGAATCGACACAGGTATCCATTACGCCGGACAAATCGAATGTCTATATTACCGTCAATATTGTCGAGGGTGAGAAATTTACCATCGGCGAAGTTGATTTTGCGGGAGACTTAGTGCTCGATGAAGAAGAACTGAATAAGTATGTGCTCGTAAAAAGCGGCAATATTTTTTCTAACGAACTGCTAACGGCAACGACGGAAGCGCTGACCAATCGTCTGGGTAATGAAGGCTACACCTTTGCTAACGTCAATGGGATTCCGCAGCCGAAAGAAGATGGAATTGTGGATGTCAGCATCTTTATTGATCCCGGTAAACGGGCTTATGTGCGACGTGTTAATTTTAGAGGGAATACTAAAACTGTTGACGAAGTACTGCGGCGAGAAATGCGGCAAATGGAGTCTGGTTGGGCCTCGAATCGGCAGATTGAGCTATCAAAATTGCGTCTTGAGCGATTAGGGTTTTTCAAAGAGGTCAATGTTGAAACGCCCAAGGTGGCAGGGACTGAAGATCAAATTGATGTCGATTATTCGGTTGAAGAACAACCTTCAGGCAGTGTCACTGCAAGTTTAGGCTTCGCCCAGGGCCGTGGCTTGATTTTAGGTGCTGGTGTGAGCCAGAATAACTTTTTGGGTACGGGCAAGCGAGTCTCCATTGGCTTAAATCGATCACGCTTTCAGACCGCGTATAACTTTTCCTATTTAGACCCCTATTACACGGTTGATGGTGTAACCCGTGGCTTCAATATGTTCTATCGGGAGCTGGATTATGACGAAGATAACATCGCCAGCTTTACTACAGACTCCTATGGCGGTGGTGTTTCCTTTGGCTACCCAATTTCCGAAACTCAATCTATTTCGTTCAACTTTGGTTATGAAGCCACCGATATAACCGAGGGGGTATTTCCGGCACTGGAAATCTCGGAGTTTTTATCGGAGGAAGGCGAGAATTATAATGAGTTTCTGTTCACCGCGTCCTGGCGCCAGTCGCGTTTAAATCGAGGTGTTTTTGCAACGCGCGGTAGTTCTCAGGGATTATCATTGGAGTTGGCGGTTCCCGGTAGTGATCTAACCTATTATAAGCTTACCTATAAAGGACAGATATTTTTCCCATTAACTCGCTCCCTCACGTTGCGGCTACGCTCTGATTTAGGTTATGGGGACTCATACGGCGACACCAATACGCTACCCTTTTATAAACACTTTTTTGCCGGCGGCTTTGATTCAATTCGTGGCTTTAAAAATAATGAGCTTGGGCCACGCAGTACGCCAAACCCAATCAACCCTGATCGAGATCAGGACCCCTTTGGTGGTAATCTATTGGTCACCGGTGGCTTGGATATTATCTTTCCGCTGCCTTTCTTAAAGGATCAGCGGTCCGTGCAGTCTTCGATATTTGTAGATGCGGGTAACGTTTTTAATACTGAATGTCCGTCAGTTAGTACGAGTTGTCTGGATTTTGATGTAAGTGAAATTCGCTATTCGGTGGGGCTCGGCGCGACCTGGTTATCTGGTTTTGGGCCGCTCACCTTTAGCATTGCTCAGGCCTTTAATGAAGGGCCATTGGATGATACAGAGTTTTTCCAATTTTCTTTTGGTAAGACTTTTTAATTGTTAGATTATCGAAAACATTTTGTAATTGACCATTAAGGGGAACAAAAGAGTGAAGAAAGTACTGGTTGGATTATTTCTTAGCGGGTTATTCGCCGGATCAATGGCGATGGCAGAGGCTAAAATTGCAGTTATTGACGTGCAGACGGCAATTTTAAGTTCTGAGGAAGCGAAAGAAAAAATTGCAGAGTTGAAGAAGCAATATGCGCCGGATCAAAATGAACTTAAGAATCTAGCCGAGCAAATTCAAAAGCTACAGGCTAAAATTGAGCAGGATGCAGCGGTCATGAGCGAAAGCGAGAAGAAGAAGCTCGGCAAGGATATTGAAGATAAGGCCGTTGATTATCAATTTAACCTGAAAAAACTACAGAAATCGCAAAATGAAAGCCAGCAAGAGTTGTTAGCAGAGCTTGGCCCGAAATTAGAGGAAGCGATTCAAGCCGTTATCAAAGAAGGTGACTACGGACTTATATTGGAACGTCGGGCGTTAATTTTTGCCAAGCCAGAGTACGATATTACTAAGAAAGTTACCGAGAAACTAAACCTGAAACGCTAGTGTTGGGAGCTTATGAGGGGGAATTCCAGTTATTTGCTGGGCGACTTGGCGACCTACATTGATGCCGAGCTAAAGGGAGATCCGCAGTGCGAGATTGTTGGCATAGCGGGTTTGTCGGAAGCGCGCAAAGGTCAAATAAGTTTCCTGTCGGACTCGATGTATGAACCAGATCTGACTGATACCCAGGCTTCCGCGGTTATTCTTGAGCCGCAATATGCAGACCAAGTGAGCAATGCCTTAATTTCGAGCAACCCTTATTTAGGGTTCGCCAAAGTTTCACAGCTATTTGAAAACCGACCAATGCCGCGTTCAGGCATTCATAGTAGCGCTATAATTGCCGATAGTGCGCAGATTCATGAGAGTGTTTCCGTCGGGCCGCATGCGGTTATTGCTGATGAGGTTATGATTGGAGAAGGAGTTGAGCTGGGGGCTGGGAGCTGTATTGGCGTTGGTTCTCGTATTGGCAAAGGTTCGCGCATTGCCGCAAATGTGACGATCCATCACCGTGTGGTAATTGGAGAGGATGTTATTATTCACAGTGGCGTCGTGATTGGTGCCGATGGATTTGGATTTGCCCATGATGGCGAGCAGTGGGTGAAGATTGCTCAGTTAGGTGGAGTGCAGATTGGTAATCGTGTGGAAATTGGTGCTAACACCACGGTGGATCGAGGCGCGCTAGCTGACACAATTATTGAGGAAGGTGTCAAAATTGACAACCAGGTGATGGTTGCTCATAACGTTAAAATCGGGGCGCACACCGCGATAGCCGCCTGTGTCGGTATTTCGGGTAGTACTGAAATAGGCCGTAACTGTACTTTGGCCGGTGGTGTGGGTTTGGTCGGGCACATTAAACTAGCAGACCGGGTGCATGTGACGGGTATGACCATGGTGACAAAATCCATCGATCAAGCCGGAAGTTACTCATCCGGCACCGCAATGATGCCGACCGGTCTTTGGCGAAAAAATTCAGTGCGGATAAAACATTTGGATGAATTAAGCAAACGCATCAGAGAGCTGGAAAAGCAGCTAAAGGATTTGAAGAGCAATTAGATATGATGAATATCAATGAAATTCGAGAATATTTACCGCACCGGTACCCCTTTCTTTTGGTGGATCGTGTGGTTGAGTTGGAATTGGGAAAGTCCATTCTCGCTTACAAAAATGTAACGGTAAATGAAGATTTTTTTAATGGACATTTTCCTGATTTTCCAGTGATGCCGGGTGTGTTGATAATTGAGGCCATGGCACAGGCGGCGGGTATTCTGGGCTTTAAAACAGTGGGCAAAAAACCAGCTGACGGCTCTATTTATTACTTTGTAGGTACCGAAAAACTACGGTTTAAACGACCGGTGCAACCGGGAGATCGGCTGCAGCTCGAAGCCAGGGTGCTTGCCGAAAAACGTGGGATTTGGAAGTTTGATTGTAAGGCTTCTGTGGATGGCGAGATGGTGTGTTCAGGCGTAATTATTTGTGCAGATAGGGAAAGACAATATTGATTAATAGCGCTGCTCTAATTGATCCCAAAGCGTCATTGGGAGAAGGGGTTTCAGTCGGGCCTTGGAGTATTATCGGTCCTGATGTGGCGGTGGGAGAAGGTACTCAGATTGGCCCACATGTAATTCTTAAAGGGCCAACCCGGATCGGGCGAAATAACAAAATTTATCAGTTTTCCAGTATTGGCGAGGACTGCCAGGATAAAAAGTTTAACGGCGAACCGACCCGGCTGGAGATAGGTGATAATAATGTCATTCGAGAGGCTTGCACAATTCACCGTGGCACAGTGCAGGATCAAGGTGTTACTCGCATAGGTAACGATAACTTACTGATGGTCAATGTGCATATCGCCCATGATGTGCTAGTGGGTGACCACTGTATTATTGCGAATAATGCCGCGATAGCAGGGCATGTCCATATCGGTGATTACGCTGTGCTGGGCGGTTTCGCCGGAGTCCATCAATTCTGCCATATTGGCGCTCATAGCATGAGCGGTGTCGGGAGTGTTATTGTCAAA from Pseudomonadales bacterium encodes:
- the lpxD gene encoding UDP-3-O-(3-hydroxymyristoyl)glucosamine N-acyltransferase, whose protein sequence is MRGNSSYLLGDLATYIDAELKGDPQCEIVGIAGLSEARKGQISFLSDSMYEPDLTDTQASAVILEPQYADQVSNALISSNPYLGFAKVSQLFENRPMPRSGIHSSAIIADSAQIHESVSVGPHAVIADEVMIGEGVELGAGSCIGVGSRIGKGSRIAANVTIHHRVVIGEDVIIHSGVVIGADGFGFAHDGEQWVKIAQLGGVQIGNRVEIGANTTVDRGALADTIIEEGVKIDNQVMVAHNVKIGAHTAIAACVGISGSTEIGRNCTLAGGVGLVGHIKLADRVHVTGMTMVTKSIDQAGSYSSGTAMMPTGLWRKNSVRIKHLDELSKRIRELEKQLKDLKSN
- the lpxA gene encoding acyl-ACP--UDP-N-acetylglucosamine O-acyltransferase, coding for MINSAALIDPKASLGEGVSVGPWSIIGPDVAVGEGTQIGPHVILKGPTRIGRNNKIYQFSSIGEDCQDKKFNGEPTRLEIGDNNVIREACTIHRGTVQDQGVTRIGNDNLLMVNVHIAHDVLVGDHCIIANNAAIAGHVHIGDYAVLGGFAGVHQFCHIGAHSMSGVGSVIVKDVPAFVTVSGNSATSHGINLEGLRRRGFSKQTISVLQKAYKIVFRQGLTVKDAMAKVRELDHQCRELEMFIESIISSSRGVVR
- the fabZ gene encoding 3-hydroxyacyl-ACP dehydratase FabZ, with protein sequence MMNINEIREYLPHRYPFLLVDRVVELELGKSILAYKNVTVNEDFFNGHFPDFPVMPGVLIIEAMAQAAGILGFKTVGKKPADGSIYYFVGTEKLRFKRPVQPGDRLQLEARVLAEKRGIWKFDCKASVDGEMVCSGVIICADRERQY
- a CDS encoding OmpH family outer membrane protein, with the protein product MAEAKIAVIDVQTAILSSEEAKEKIAELKKQYAPDQNELKNLAEQIQKLQAKIEQDAAVMSESEKKKLGKDIEDKAVDYQFNLKKLQKSQNESQQELLAELGPKLEEAIQAVIKEGDYGLILERRALIFAKPEYDITKKVTEKLNLKR
- the bamA gene encoding outer membrane protein assembly factor BamA, coding for MNRLRTIPLCLLLALTLLGQQAFAEQFKVADIRIEGLQRVSAGTLFRAFPISLGDVVDEDALVEATRSLFKTGFFNDIQIGRDGDVLVVTVVERPSISSIEIDGNKAIKTEDLKDGLRQAGLDEGEIFQRATLEGLEQELTRQYISQGRYGVEIETDVENQPRNRVALSINITEGAPSSIKQINIVGNSVYDNDELLDLFELRTTHWLSFYKNDDKYSKEKLSGDLERLKSKYLDNGYINFNIESTQVSITPDKSNVYITVNIVEGEKFTIGEVDFAGDLVLDEEELNKYVLVKSGNIFSNELLTATTEALTNRLGNEGYTFANVNGIPQPKEDGIVDVSIFIDPGKRAYVRRVNFRGNTKTVDEVLRREMRQMESGWASNRQIELSKLRLERLGFFKEVNVETPKVAGTEDQIDVDYSVEEQPSGSVTASLGFAQGRGLILGAGVSQNNFLGTGKRVSIGLNRSRFQTAYNFSYLDPYYTVDGVTRGFNMFYRELDYDEDNIASFTTDSYGGGVSFGYPISETQSISFNFGYEATDITEGVFPALEISEFLSEEGENYNEFLFTASWRQSRLNRGVFATRGSSQGLSLELAVPGSDLTYYKLTYKGQIFFPLTRSLTLRLRSDLGYGDSYGDTNTLPFYKHFFAGGFDSIRGFKNNELGPRSTPNPINPDRDQDPFGGNLLVTGGLDIIFPLPFLKDQRSVQSSIFVDAGNVFNTECPSVSTSCLDFDVSEIRYSVGLGATWLSGFGPLTFSIAQAFNEGPLDDTEFFQFSFGKTF